In Microcoleus sp. FACHB-831, one genomic interval encodes:
- a CDS encoding ABC transporter ATP-binding protein, whose product MRGPGPIVAPEQKASKQLPTLRRFLGYLKPYRQEVPIALGLVAIGAATQAIGPFLIGWSVDNLIGQDDLQGLLLMLGFLAAIYLAGVQAIRGQIHRVGWIVQRVLAQLRQDIFIKIQSLPISFFDRSEAGDLMSRLLNDVSTVNQAFGQTIAQMLGNLFSLFGIVVAMVLINPRLGLLSNLVVPLMIFTTGLFARWARTKFRVTRQTIGDLSTKLEEDIGSVREAQAFNRVQLNIEEFDTLNAANRDANVQAVAITSAFLPSIDFLNTLATAGVLAYGGYLAVTGQATVGTVTAFLLYVQQFFRPIQILSQFYTQAQSALAGVERIFLLLDERSQLNDAPDAVEMPPIQGEVSFENVTFGYNPDQLVLKGVNLHAKPGQMIALVGQTGAGKSTIINLILRFYDVTGGAVKVDGIDVRSVTQASLRRQIGIVLQDNILFSGTVAENIAFGRPHATQVDIEAAAQVANVHEFITTLPQGYSTLVGERGANLSQGQRQLISIARAVLVNPRILILDEATSSIDTRTEALVQAAIARLLENRTSFVIAHRLSTVTQADQVLVIQQGQIVEQGTHNELIEKQEIYAKLYALQLGAAATV is encoded by the coding sequence ATGAGAGGTCCTGGCCCTATTGTTGCACCAGAGCAAAAAGCTAGCAAGCAACTCCCGACGCTGCGACGCTTTTTGGGATACCTAAAACCTTATCGCCAAGAAGTTCCAATTGCGTTGGGATTAGTTGCAATCGGTGCAGCTACTCAGGCAATTGGCCCTTTTTTGATTGGCTGGTCGGTTGACAATCTTATCGGCCAAGACGATTTGCAAGGGTTGCTGCTGATGTTGGGTTTTCTGGCAGCTATTTACTTAGCAGGAGTCCAAGCGATTCGCGGTCAAATTCACCGTGTAGGCTGGATCGTGCAGCGAGTACTCGCCCAACTGAGACAAGATATTTTCATCAAAATTCAAAGCCTCCCGATTAGCTTTTTTGACCGCAGCGAAGCTGGCGATTTGATGAGCCGCTTGCTTAATGATGTAAGTACAGTAAATCAGGCTTTTGGTCAGACAATTGCTCAAATGTTGGGCAACTTGTTCAGTTTGTTTGGAATCGTTGTGGCGATGGTATTGATTAACCCGCGTCTGGGTTTATTGAGTAACCTAGTCGTGCCGTTGATGATTTTTACTACTGGTTTATTTGCGCGTTGGGCGCGGACCAAATTTCGCGTCACCCGTCAAACAATTGGCGATCTTTCTACTAAGTTAGAAGAAGATATTGGCAGCGTTAGAGAAGCGCAAGCGTTTAATAGAGTTCAACTGAATATTGAAGAGTTCGATACTTTGAATGCTGCGAACCGCGATGCTAACGTACAGGCTGTTGCAATTACTTCGGCATTTTTACCTTCAATTGATTTTCTGAATACCCTCGCCACAGCGGGAGTGTTGGCTTATGGGGGTTATTTAGCTGTTACTGGTCAAGCTACGGTGGGAACTGTGACGGCATTTTTGCTTTACGTGCAGCAGTTTTTTCGACCGATTCAAATCCTCAGTCAATTTTACACTCAAGCACAGTCAGCTTTGGCTGGAGTAGAGCGGATATTTTTGTTATTAGATGAGCGATCGCAACTCAATGATGCTCCTGATGCTGTTGAAATGCCTCCTATTCAAGGCGAAGTTAGTTTTGAAAATGTCACTTTTGGCTATAACCCGGATCAACTGGTTCTAAAAGGCGTAAATCTTCACGCTAAACCAGGGCAAATGATTGCTTTAGTGGGGCAAACTGGGGCTGGCAAAAGCACAATTATTAACTTAATTTTGCGCTTTTATGATGTAACTGGCGGCGCGGTTAAGGTAGATGGAATTGATGTTCGCAGCGTGACTCAGGCGAGTCTGCGGCGTCAAATTGGTATTGTGTTGCAAGACAATATTTTGTTTAGCGGTACCGTTGCTGAAAATATTGCTTTTGGTCGCCCGCACGCTACGCAAGTCGATATTGAAGCCGCAGCCCAAGTTGCTAACGTCCATGAATTTATCACAACTTTACCTCAAGGTTATTCCACTCTTGTCGGCGAACGGGGCGCTAATCTCAGCCAGGGACAGCGACAGTTAATTAGTATTGCTAGGGCGGTTTTAGTTAATCCAAGGATTTTGATTTTGGATGAAGCGACTAGCAGTATTGATACGCGCACTGAGGCGTTAGTACAAGCTGCGATCGCTCGATTGCTAGAAAATCGCACTAGCTTTGTAATTGCTCACCGCCTCAGCACTGTTACTCAAGCAGATCAAGTGTTAGTGATTCAGCAAGGCCAAATTGTAGAACAAGGTACGCACAACGAGTTAATCGAAAAACAAGAGATTTATGCCAAACTTTATGCGCTGCAATTAGGCGCTGCCGCAACAGTATAA
- a CDS encoding DUF2254 domain-containing protein: MNKIKLSKLWDSLHSSYWFVPTLMATIAIALAFAMLNLDRAGTSGSRENLGWIYTGGADGARTLLSTVAGSMITVAGTAFSIVLVALSLASSQFGPRLLRNFMQDTGNQVVLGTFIATFIYCLLILRTIRGEEYNAFVPQISVTVGVVLAIASIGVLIYFIHHASISIQLWHVIGEVGSDLDRTIDHLFPEKIGHGMRGHKQRWVEEIPTNFDQEASPILATSSGYIQAIDDERLMKIAKSHDLLLRVKNRPGKFVVEGCELVMVWPGERVNRKLTKQIDDAFILGKQRTEQQDVEFCVNQLVEVALRAISPGINDPFTAIRCIDQLSAALCRLAEKDFPSPYRYDEDNNLRVIASTVTFAELTDDAFNQIRHYGSSDAAVTMRLLEAIALIATRTSNKKDRAALLRHAQKIERGSREGITEECDRQDVEERYLEAIKALDQR; encoded by the coding sequence ATGAACAAAATTAAGTTGAGCAAACTTTGGGACTCGCTGCACTCCAGCTATTGGTTTGTGCCGACACTGATGGCAACTATAGCGATCGCCCTAGCATTTGCAATGCTGAACCTCGATCGGGCAGGCACGTCGGGGTCGAGGGAGAATTTGGGCTGGATCTACACTGGCGGCGCAGACGGGGCACGCACGCTGCTTTCCACCGTCGCTGGTTCCATGATTACCGTAGCTGGTACCGCCTTCTCGATCGTGCTGGTTGCCCTCAGTTTAGCTTCCTCGCAGTTCGGCCCCAGACTGCTGCGTAACTTTATGCAAGATACGGGGAATCAAGTAGTGCTGGGCACATTCATCGCCACTTTTATCTACTGCTTGCTGATACTGCGAACCATCCGGGGAGAGGAGTACAACGCATTTGTGCCGCAAATTTCGGTGACAGTGGGCGTTGTGCTGGCGATCGCCAGTATTGGCGTGTTGATTTACTTTATTCATCACGCCTCCATTTCAATTCAGTTGTGGCACGTCATCGGGGAAGTTGGCAGCGATTTGGATCGGACGATCGATCACCTATTCCCAGAGAAAATCGGGCATGGTATGCGGGGTCACAAGCAACGGTGGGTGGAAGAAATTCCCACAAATTTCGACCAAGAAGCCTCGCCTATCCTGGCAACTAGCAGCGGTTATATCCAGGCAATTGATGACGAGCGGTTGATGAAAATCGCCAAGTCGCATGACCTGTTGTTGCGTGTCAAAAATCGCCCCGGCAAGTTTGTCGTCGAAGGATGCGAACTGGTAATGGTTTGGCCTGGGGAACGAGTGAATCGGAAGCTCACCAAGCAGATCGACGATGCGTTCATTCTAGGCAAGCAACGCACCGAGCAGCAAGATGTAGAGTTTTGTGTCAACCAGCTAGTTGAAGTCGCCCTTCGAGCCATCTCCCCTGGAATCAACGATCCGTTCACCGCGATTCGCTGTATTGACCAACTGAGTGCCGCACTCTGCCGCTTAGCCGAAAAAGATTTTCCCTCCCCCTACCGCTACGACGAAGACAACAACCTGCGGGTAATTGCCTCTACGGTGACATTTGCTGAGTTAACCGACGATGCTTTTAACCAGATTCGCCACTACGGAAGCTCAGACGCAGCGGTAACGATGCGGTTGCTAGAAGCGATCGCGCTAATTGCAACGCGCACCAGCAACAAGAAAGACCGCGCCGCACTTTTGCGTCATGCTCAAAAAATCGAGCGCGGTAGCCGCGAGGGAATAACCGAGGAGTGCGATCGCCAGGATGTTGAGGAGCGATATTTGGAGGCAATTAAGGCACTAGACCAGCGATAA
- a CDS encoding ion transporter, producing MSTSEKRQLNKERNEVLEQLEDLLETPMLLLGFGWLALLIVELIWGLNPLLEVISNAIWIAFVLDFALRFFLAPHKIAYLKQNWLAALSLLLPALRVFRISRVLRVLRATRGLRLVRVISSLNRGMSALRASMNRRGFGYVVALTLVVTLVGAAGMYAFESNTPEGGGLNNYGAALWWTAMLMTTMGSEYWPQTPEGRVLCLILSLYAFAVFGYVTATLATFFVGRDAENEEAEVAGAKSIAALHEEIAALRADIQALNRQNPEA from the coding sequence ATGAGTACATCTGAAAAAAGGCAGCTAAACAAAGAACGCAACGAGGTTCTAGAACAGTTAGAAGATTTACTGGAAACACCCATGCTGTTGCTTGGCTTTGGGTGGTTGGCGTTGTTGATCGTGGAACTAATTTGGGGATTAAATCCCCTGCTTGAAGTTATCAGCAACGCGATCTGGATCGCCTTTGTGCTTGACTTTGCGCTGCGATTCTTTCTGGCTCCTCACAAAATCGCCTATTTGAAGCAAAACTGGCTAGCAGCTCTGTCCCTGCTATTGCCAGCATTGCGCGTCTTCCGAATTTCGCGAGTTCTCCGCGTACTCAGAGCCACGCGGGGACTGCGGCTGGTGCGTGTCATCAGTTCTTTGAATCGCGGCATGAGTGCGCTCAGAGCTAGCATGAATCGTCGCGGCTTCGGCTACGTTGTCGCGCTAACGCTAGTGGTGACGCTGGTTGGAGCCGCAGGGATGTATGCATTTGAAAGCAACACCCCCGAAGGAGGCGGACTGAATAACTACGGTGCTGCACTGTGGTGGACGGCGATGCTGATGACAACGATGGGATCTGAATACTGGCCGCAAACTCCAGAGGGTCGGGTACTTTGCTTAATCCTATCGCTGTATGCGTTTGCCGTATTTGGCTACGTGACGGCTACGCTTGCCACATTCTTTGTAGGTCGCGATGCAGAGAATGAAGAGGCAGAGGTAGCAGGTGCGAAGTCTATTGCAGCACTGCACGAAGAGATCGCCGCATTGCGGGCTGATATTCAGGCGCTTAACCGTCAAAATCCAGAAGCTTAA
- a CDS encoding glycoside hydrolase family 10 protein, whose amino-acid sequence MEIRGVWLTNTDSRVLRSKQSITEAMEFLAQTGFNVVFPVVWNKAFTLYPSQVMRDRFGVEIDPLYKGRDPLAELVVEAKRVGLAVIPWFEYGFASSYNQNGGHLLAKKPEWAARDSGGNLLKKNNFEWLNALDPEVQDFLLSLVLEVARNYDIDGIQGDDRMPALPSEGGYDTKTVQRYKQQFNQNPPSNPKEQQWLQWRADILTDFLVRLYQEVKAINPDILVSLAPSVYDWGLREYLQDAKCWIDRGLADMIHPQLYRRDFRSYRILVDRLITQQFTAQQLPQLAPGILIKLGSSYRITPEHLLQVIEYNRSCGIQGEVFFFYEGLRDDNDALAKVLRYGPYAKPAS is encoded by the coding sequence ATGGAAATACGCGGCGTTTGGCTTACAAACACAGATAGCAGAGTGCTTCGTTCAAAACAAAGCATTACTGAAGCGATGGAATTCCTAGCCCAAACGGGATTTAATGTCGTCTTTCCCGTCGTCTGGAATAAGGCATTTACACTCTATCCCAGTCAAGTCATGCGCGATCGCTTCGGCGTAGAAATTGACCCTCTTTACAAAGGTCGCGACCCCTTAGCCGAACTCGTTGTAGAGGCAAAACGAGTTGGCCTTGCAGTCATTCCTTGGTTTGAATATGGCTTCGCCAGTTCTTACAACCAAAATGGCGGACATTTGTTAGCTAAAAAACCAGAATGGGCGGCTCGTGATAGTGGGGGAAACCTGTTAAAAAAGAATAACTTCGAGTGGCTGAATGCCCTCGATCCTGAAGTGCAAGATTTCCTGTTGAGCTTAGTTCTAGAAGTTGCTAGAAACTACGATATTGACGGCATCCAAGGGGATGACCGAATGCCCGCGCTCCCTAGCGAAGGTGGCTACGACACCAAAACCGTCCAACGTTATAAACAGCAATTTAATCAAAACCCCCCATCTAACCCAAAAGAGCAACAATGGCTACAGTGGCGTGCTGATATTCTCACCGACTTTTTGGTTCGCCTCTATCAAGAAGTCAAAGCTATCAATCCAGATATATTGGTATCATTGGCTCCCAGTGTTTACGATTGGGGACTTAGGGAATATCTCCAAGATGCTAAATGTTGGATAGACAGAGGTCTAGCTGATATGATCCATCCGCAGCTATATCGTCGCGACTTCCGCAGCTATAGAATCCTGGTAGATAGGCTAATTACTCAACAATTTACCGCCCAACAGTTGCCCCAGTTAGCACCAGGTATTCTGATAAAACTAGGCTCGTCTTATCGCATCACGCCGGAACATCTTTTACAGGTTATTGAGTATAACCGTTCTTGCGGTATCCAAGGGGAAGTTTTCTTCTTTTATGAAGGTTTGCGAGATGACAATGACGCCTTAGCAAAGGTGCTGCGATATGGCCCTTATGCCAAGCCCGCTTCATAA
- the petJ gene encoding cytochrome c6 PetJ produces the protein MRRKSIILKKLLTIVLLTLATLNIAFSNPVLAADIANGAKVFSVQCAGCHINGGNIIRRGKTLKQKALKKYGMDSIEAVTSIVTNGKNNMSAYKDRLTTQEIEDVSAYVLEQAEKDWR, from the coding sequence ATGAGAAGGAAGAGTATTATTTTGAAGAAGTTACTAACAATAGTGCTGCTAACTCTGGCAACGCTGAATATTGCCTTCAGCAATCCAGTTTTAGCGGCAGATATCGCCAACGGTGCAAAAGTTTTTAGCGTCCAATGTGCTGGCTGTCATATCAACGGCGGCAATATTATCAGGCGAGGAAAGACACTAAAACAAAAAGCCTTAAAAAAATATGGCATGGATTCGATAGAAGCAGTAACGTCTATCGTCACAAACGGAAAAAATAATATGTCAGCCTACAAAGATCGCTTAACTACACAAGAGATAGAAGATGTATCTGCTTACGTGCTAGAGCAAGCTGAAAAAGACTGGCGCTAA
- a CDS encoding mechanosensitive ion channel family protein, translated as MNPQASVSIAWDKIQGMIDSLIILLPNMVLALIVFAVFFYAARTLKSLVKKVTRHYRHARNLGMVLGRLAQGITILVGLFVALSILIPSFKAGDLVQLLGISGVAIGFAFRDILQNFLAGILILLTEPFRINDQIVFKDFEGTVESIETRATTIKTYDGRRIVIPNSELFTNSVTVNTAFDNRRLEYDIGIGYGDDIDIAKELILEAIASVDGVLKDPHPDALVVDLAESTVNIRARWWVHPPRRADVLYSQDKVLTAIKKKLTANGIDMPYPTQQILFHDQTEETDGVSEACA; from the coding sequence ATGAATCCCCAAGCATCTGTATCAATAGCATGGGATAAGATTCAGGGAATGATCGACAGCCTGATTATCCTGCTGCCAAATATGGTGTTGGCATTAATCGTATTTGCGGTATTTTTTTACGCCGCGAGAACGCTAAAATCCCTCGTCAAAAAGGTTACTCGACATTATCGCCATGCTCGGAATCTAGGGATGGTACTCGGACGCTTGGCGCAAGGAATTACAATTTTAGTCGGTCTATTTGTCGCGTTATCTATTCTCATCCCGTCATTCAAGGCAGGCGATTTGGTTCAATTGCTGGGGATTAGCGGTGTTGCGATTGGTTTTGCGTTTCGAGATATTCTCCAAAACTTCCTAGCTGGTATTCTGATTCTGTTGACCGAACCGTTTCGGATTAATGACCAGATTGTTTTCAAAGATTTCGAGGGAACGGTCGAAAGCATCGAAACGCGAGCCACGACCATCAAAACTTATGATGGTCGTCGCATCGTGATTCCGAATTCTGAACTTTTTACTAATTCGGTGACAGTTAATACTGCCTTCGATAATCGGAGGCTGGAGTATGACATTGGCATCGGCTACGGCGACGACATCGACATTGCAAAGGAGTTGATTTTAGAAGCGATCGCCAGCGTGGATGGCGTGTTAAAAGATCCTCACCCAGATGCGCTTGTAGTAGATTTAGCTGAGAGTACCGTCAATATCCGCGCTAGATGGTGGGTTCACCCCCCGCGACGCGCAGATGTTCTTTATTCACAGGATAAGGTTCTGACTGCAATCAAGAAGAAACTAACTGCAAACGGCATCGATATGCCATACCCAACGCAGCAGATCCTATTCCACGACCAAACCGAAGAGACAGACGGCGTTAGCGAAGCGTGCGCGTAA
- a CDS encoding VOC family protein, whose translation MVSSPSTTRTALATGSLRRVHHIALNVRDMNASRHFYGEILGLHELTGDEVPETLIELVAAGKVANFVTPDGTVVDLFWEPDLAPPDPDPKRAFTRANHLAFDIDPQLFDQAVEVVRSHQLQIAHGPVSRPTGRGVYFYDPDGFLIEIRCDPTAD comes from the coding sequence ATGGTATCTAGCCCTTCCACGACTCGCACTGCGCTTGCAACCGGAAGCCTGCGTAGAGTTCACCACATTGCTTTAAACGTGCGCGACATGAACGCTTCCCGCCACTTTTATGGAGAAATATTGGGTTTACACGAACTTACTGGCGACGAGGTTCCTGAAACGCTGATCGAGTTGGTAGCAGCGGGAAAAGTTGCTAACTTCGTTACCCCAGATGGTACAGTTGTCGATTTATTTTGGGAACCGGATCTCGCACCACCAGATCCAGATCCCAAACGGGCTTTTACGAGGGCGAATCACTTAGCTTTTGATATCGATCCGCAGTTGTTTGACCAAGCCGTAGAAGTAGTGCGATCGCATCAATTACAAATCGCTCATGGCCCAGTCAGCCGCCCTACAGGGCGAGGAGTTTACTTCTACGATCCTGATGGTTTCCTTATAGAAATTCGCTGCGATCCGACGGCTGATTAA
- a CDS encoding ABC transporter ATP-binding protein, with the protein MQSLQRVFKALNSYRLIAIAAFISLLLLTAANAITPQLFRWGIDRGIAQKDLQVVLQSAGLMVLLAVGRGLFNFGQSFWAEQASQGVAYDLRNKIFTKIQNLSFSYHDKSQTSQLLTRITSDVEQIRTFIGTNLIQVVGSVVTLVTISTILLLMNWQLALITLTVVPIAAFLLFQFFTKNMTVFGQVQEQLGNLNAVLQENLFGVRVVKAFARQEAEMSRYTSLNNELVAANMKTILAIRNTFPLIFLLSNLITLAVVGYGGAEVIEDKFTIGELVAFNSYLLFILQPILLIGFAAPAIAQAAASAERVYEVVDAEIEIRDRPNAVPFEKCGGRITFENVHFRYPGASTEALKGISFETKPKELIAILGMTGSGKSTIMNLIPRFYDVTEGSIRIDGRDVRDLTLESLRSHIGIVFQETTLFSGTIRDNIAYAAPNAPIEEVMEVAKTAQMHDFISSLPEGYNTIVGERGVGLSGGQKQRIAIARTLLTDYRILILDDSTSAVDAKTAAQIQDALDDLMRNKTCTAFVIAQRISTVRNADRILLMDKGHLVAQGTHDELMQNSPLYGAILESQVKKPTTV; encoded by the coding sequence ATGCAATCTCTCCAGCGCGTTTTCAAAGCCCTGAACTCTTACCGCTTAATCGCGATCGCTGCTTTTATTAGCTTACTGCTGCTGACGGCTGCCAATGCCATTACCCCGCAACTGTTTCGCTGGGGTATCGATCGAGGCATCGCCCAAAAAGATTTACAAGTTGTTCTCCAAAGCGCTGGATTGATGGTTTTACTCGCTGTCGGGCGCGGGTTATTCAATTTTGGTCAGAGTTTTTGGGCAGAACAAGCCTCTCAAGGCGTAGCTTACGATCTGCGTAACAAAATATTCACAAAAATCCAAAATCTCAGTTTCAGCTATCACGATAAATCCCAAACTTCACAGCTACTAACTCGCATCACCAGCGATGTAGAACAAATTCGTACCTTTATCGGCACTAACTTAATTCAAGTTGTCGGGTCAGTAGTGACATTGGTGACTATCTCTACAATTCTGCTACTGATGAATTGGCAACTGGCGCTGATTACCCTGACAGTTGTTCCTATAGCGGCATTTTTGCTATTTCAATTTTTTACCAAAAATATGACAGTGTTCGGTCAGGTTCAAGAGCAACTTGGTAATCTTAATGCCGTTTTGCAAGAGAATTTGTTTGGCGTTCGTGTTGTAAAAGCGTTTGCCCGTCAAGAGGCAGAAATGTCTCGCTACACCAGTCTAAATAATGAATTGGTGGCGGCGAATATGAAGACAATATTAGCGATTCGCAACACGTTTCCGCTGATATTTTTGCTAAGTAATTTAATTACCTTGGCAGTAGTGGGTTATGGTGGTGCAGAGGTAATCGAGGATAAGTTTACGATTGGGGAGTTGGTGGCATTTAACTCGTATTTGCTATTTATTCTCCAGCCGATTTTGCTGATAGGGTTTGCGGCTCCAGCGATCGCGCAGGCGGCGGCTTCGGCTGAAAGAGTTTATGAAGTAGTTGATGCAGAAATTGAAATACGCGATCGCCCCAATGCCGTACCTTTTGAAAAATGCGGGGGTCGTATAACTTTTGAAAACGTCCATTTTCGCTATCCAGGAGCTTCTACAGAGGCTTTAAAAGGGATTTCCTTTGAAACAAAACCAAAAGAATTAATCGCCATTTTGGGGATGACTGGATCGGGGAAAAGCACAATTATGAACCTCATCCCGCGCTTCTATGATGTTACCGAGGGATCGATTCGGATTGATGGGCGAGATGTGCGAGATTTGACATTAGAAAGTTTGCGATCGCACATCGGTATTGTATTCCAAGAAACAACGCTTTTTTCTGGCACAATTCGCGACAACATTGCCTATGCTGCACCAAATGCACCTATAGAAGAAGTGATGGAAGTTGCGAAAACTGCTCAAATGCACGACTTTATTAGCAGCTTGCCAGAAGGCTATAACACCATAGTGGGGGAACGGGGAGTTGGATTGTCGGGAGGGCAAAAACAGAGGATAGCGATCGCGCGAACTCTACTCACCGATTACCGCATTTTAATCTTAGATGACAGCACCAGTGCCGTCGATGCTAAAACCGCTGCACAGATTCAAGATGCACTAGATGACTTAATGCGTAATAAAACTTGTACTGCTTTTGTAATTGCCCAACGCATTAGTACAGTCCGCAATGCTGACAGAATTTTGCTAATGGATAAAGGGCATTTAGTAGCACAAGGAACTCACGATGAACTGATGCAAAATAGCCCACTTTACGGCGCGATACTAGAGTCGCAAGTTAAGAAACCTACAACTGTTTGA